Below is a window of bacterium DNA.
AGGCCGTCGCCGCCGGGCAGTGCGGCTGCGGTCTCGAAATCGCCCCGGTAGGGGAAAGCCCCGCCCGGGCCCATCAGCGTGACCGTGTCCACCACGGCCTTGACGGGCGAGCCTCCGTACAGGACGGCAGTTCCATCCGACGGAACCCGGTCGGGGATGCCCGCCGGCGACGAGGCGACGGACATGCACACGGCGGCGATCACGAGCATGGACAGCTTGAGCGAGGTCTTCATGGCGGGCTCGACTCCTTGACCGAGGGTTCCCGGGCGCCTGGAGTCCGGCCATGTCAGGCATAGCAGGGGCCGCGGCGAAACGGCCTGGATCGTGCGGTTCCTCCCCCCGGGGGCGAGCCGGGATCAGGCCTGGCATGAGCGGGGGACCATCTTGAGTATAGGGAATCGGGAGGGGCAATGGAAGAGGCTGGGGATGCCCGGCGGGCGGGCGTGGCGCAACCCGTGCGGATCGGGTAGATTCCCCGGGCGCTCGGCGACCGATCAACTGTGTGCCAGGAGTGGACCCATGCCCGATTCTTCGCACAACGGCCCGCCGCCCGCCCTGTGCCTGACACCCGCCTTCGGCGAACTGCTCGCGGGATTCGACCTCGACGCCCTCGCGCGGCAACCGGACACGATCATCGGGCTGGATGCCGACCTGCGCCTCGCGTTCCTCAATCCGGCGTGGTTCGATTTCGCCGAGGCCAATGGCGGCGGGCCCGCCATCGCCCGCGACTGGGGCCTGGGGCGGTGCGTGCTGGATGCCTGCCCGCCGGTCATCCGCGATTTCTACGCGCAGGCCCTGACCAGTGTCCTTCAGGAGGACAAGCACTGGGATCACGACTATGAGTGTTCCAGCCCCGATGTCAGGCGCCACATGCGCATGTCAGCCTATCCGCTCCGCGACCGCGGCGGGCTTCTCGTGGTCCATGCGTTGATCGTCGCCTCGCCGCGCGACACCGGCCGGCCTGCCGGAACGACCATCACCCCGGCGGATTACGCCGACGGAAACGGCATCGTGCACCAGTGCTCACACTGCCGGAAGATCAGGCGCACGAGCGGCCCGCGGCATTGGGACTGGGTGCCGGAACTCGTCGCCAACCCGGCGGCCAACACCAGTCACGACCTCTGCGATGTCTGCCTCGATTTCTACTATCCGACGCCGGGCGATCTCCCGCCTACGACCTGAGTCGCCCGCTCAGCGCACCAGCGTCACCCGCTGCCGCGCCGCAGCATCGCCGCCCCGCAACGCCACGAAGTAGACTCCCGCCGGGGCCGGCAGGCCGGCCGCATCGCGCCCGTCCCACGTGACCTGGTGCGTGCCGGCGCCCAGTCCCGCCCGCGCCAGGCTGCGGACGCGGGCCCCGCGGAGATCGAAGACATCGACGACGACATCGGACGGCTGGGGCAACGTGAAGCTCAACGTCGTGGCGCCCGTGAACGGGTTGGGCCTGCCCGGGCCCATGAAGAAGCGCGCCCGGCCGTCGGGAGCCGGATCGACCGCCGAGGCGGCCGTCGTCCAGCGGGCGATGCGCAGTGAACCGGAATTGCCGGCCAGCGTGAACTCG
It encodes the following:
- a CDS encoding PAS domain-containing protein; translation: MPDSSHNGPPPALCLTPAFGELLAGFDLDALARQPDTIIGLDADLRLAFLNPAWFDFAEANGGGPAIARDWGLGRCVLDACPPVIRDFYAQALTSVLQEDKHWDHDYECSSPDVRRHMRMSAYPLRDRGGLLVVHALIVASPRDTGRPAGTTITPADYADGNGIVHQCSHCRKIRRTSGPRHWDWVPELVANPAANTSHDLCDVCLDFYYPTPGDLPPTT